The genomic DNA CAAGGAGGGGGATGAAGAATTTATCTATGGTGCCCGAAATGCAGCTGGTGAAGGAATTAAGTTCAGTGCGGAAACAGGCGACATCGTCTTAAAGCTTCCGTTCCCACAGGAGTCTGGGCTCAAGCTTAAAAAGTTCGCCCCCACAGCGATCACCGTCGCGCCGAACGGGGACATCATCCTCTCGGATGGTTATGCGAGCAATCATATTTTCAAGTTTGACAAGAACGGAAAATACCTCACGCACTTCGGTACCAAAGGAAATGATCTCAAGCAGTTCAACACCGCACACGGAATGACTTTAGATACTCGCTACGACCCGCCCCGGTTGCTGATCTGCGATCGGAACCATCAACCTAAGGGCCGCTTGCTGCATTATGACCTTGACGGAAACTTTATTGAGGAAGTCACCACTGGTTTAGGGATGCCGACTTCTGTCGCAGTGCAGGGCGATTACGTTTCCGTTCCTGATTTGCATGGTCGTTTAGTGATTCTCGACAAAAGCAACACGATCATGGCAGTCCTTGGTCACAATCCGAATCCTAAAACTCGCGGAAGTTTTAACGTTCCTCAAGACAAATGGATTGAAGGAATCTTCAGCGGAACGCATGGCTCCTACTGGGACAAAGACGGCAATCTCTATGTTCAAGACTGGAACGTCTCCGGACGTCTTATGAAACTGGTCCGCGTCAAAGAGTAACCATAACACGACCGACAACCACTTCAAGTGTTGAACTGACAGCGATTCAAACGCTCCCATTCCTCGTGAATGAGGGAGTTTTTTCCAGTCGGTTTGCATCACAGGTCTATAGAGTGAAAGAGCGTGGAGATCTGATTCGCAACTTTGCTGGTGAAATACGTTCTACAGCAGTTTTGAAAAGAGGTACGCGGTCAGCCTCGTGACATTGAAAGATTCATGGCCATAAACAGAACTCTTCACGGGGATCAGAAACACGAACATGTTCTCAGCGGACAGAGATGGAAATTAAACAGTTCTCTTTGAGGGTGCGATTGCAGAATTCATCCGGATTTAACAGACTCTGTTTCATCTATAACTTTTGATCTATCCTCGATGAGCTGACTATGAACGAAACGTCCGCACCCCGTCCCTGGTACACCCGGATTGGTCCTGGACTCATCACTGCCTGTGTGGTGGTTGGTCCCGGAAGTATCATGACGAGCTCCACTGTGGGAGCGAACAATGCTTACTCTCTCCTTTGGATTGTCGTTGCTTCGGTCGCCTTCATGATGGTCTACATGACCATGGGCGCTCGCCTGGGAGTTGTGGCCAAAGATTCGCCAGGCAACCTGATTCGCAAGAGAACGGGCAAATGGCTCGCAGTTCTCGTTGGTGGTTGCGTCTTCTTTATCTCGGCAGCTTTTCAGTCCGGAAACAATATTGGGGTTGCCGCAGCCTTTGAAGCATTCATTGATTCGAAAGAAATTGTGACCGGCCTGGTCATTGTCTTTAACGTCATAGCGATTTCGTTTCTGTTTGCCTTTAAAGACATGTACAAAATGCTCGAACGACTGATGATGACGTTCGTCGGTCTCATGTTAGTCAGCTTCGCCGTGAACTTGATCCGCCTTAAACCTGACCTGAATGCCATGATGTGGGGGTTCGTTCCGAATCTGGACCAGATTGACACTTCGAAAGCAGAGAACATGCTTCCTTTGCTCGGTCTGATGGGGACAACTTTTGTGATCTCGGCTGCGTTCTATCAGGCATATCTGGTTCATCAAAAAGGATGGGGACTTGAGCAACTCAAGAGTGGTTTAGTCGATGCCCGTGTTGGATCGGTCATCATGGCATTGATCACAATCATGCTGATGTCGACCGCAGCAGCCGGTTTGTACACCGGAGAGGTCGTTAGACTCAACAATCCGGTTGACGTCGCGAAGTCGCTGGAGGAAACATTTGGAGCGAGTGGAAAAATCGTTTTTTGTCTGGGGCTGTTCTCGGCGGCATATTCATCGTTCATTGTGAATTCAATGATCGGGGGATTTACTCTTTCTGATGGGTTAGGATTGGGAAGCAAGCCGACTGATCTCTGGCCTCGCTTGATGACGACACTCGCACTTTTGACTGGCATGGCGGTCGGAGTCGCTACACTCGCATTCGACTTTGACCGAACTCCGACGATTATTGCGGCTCAGGCGGTCACCGTTGTCGGCGCACCGTTGGTCGCAGGAGTTCTCCTCTGGTTAACGAGTCGCAAAGACATAATGGGCGATCACGTCAACAGCACGTTCACGAATGCCTTCGCAGGTTTGGGGCTGGTTTTGCTGATCGCCATGGCTGGCAAGACGGCGTTTTACGACCTCCCTGCGAAATATCAGAAATGGCAGGAGGACTCAAAGAAAACTGCCACCGTCCACGTTTTAGACAATGATCAATTTTACTCAAATCATTTTGAAACTCTCCTCCGAGATCGATCATGCTAACCGAATATCAGCTCTCGACATTCCAGGAAACGGGGCACCTGACCGTAGAAAATGTCTTCACGCAAGAAGATATTTCGAAGGCGTTGCAGGACATCGAATCGTGGAGCGAAGAGTTTCTTGCACGAATGAGTGAAGAACAACGCCGCTGGTTTCTCGAAAGAGGAGGAACCGCTCAGGCACTCCGTAAGCTGGACAATCCGGCGTATCATCGAGAACAATTTCAGCAGATGGCGAAGCACCCCGATGTCGTCGCGATCGTCGAACAATTGATTGGCTCCGGGGTTTCCGTTTTCTTCAGCCAAGTCTTCATGAAACCGCCAGAAGTCGGCGGACCGAAACCAGTTCATCAAGACAACTTCTATTTTGGCCCCAATGATCTCGACGCGACGCTAACAGTCTGGATTGCTCTCGATGAGGCGACCATTGAAAACGGTTGCCTCTACTACGGGGATGGAAGTCATAAACGCGAAGTCCTCGAACATTTCGCCCCGGAAGATGAACCGTTCAACCTGCAAGTTGAAGCAGACTTGATGAAGCAATTCGAAATGACGCCTGCTCCTGTCCCCAGCGGCGGAATTTCCTTCCACCACGGGAACACATTGCATCAATCGTCGAGCAACACCAGTCAGCGACCTCGCCGCGCAGTCGCGTTTCACTACTTAAGGAATGACGCAAAATTAACAAAGCCGGGCTTGCCGTACGATCTCGACATCGTTGTCAAAGTCAGCTGACTCTGAGTAGCGCATTTTCAATGCTTGTTGTGCCCGTGAAGGTCACTATCATGACTTCATTGACTGCGTCGCTCTGAGGCTGAACCTGAAGAGCAGATTGAAGTTGACACATGCTCTGCGTCTCGATGCCACAGTCCCTTTGTGATGAATTTCCCCCGTAATGAACGGCATACTTATGCTTGAAGACTATTTGCCGAAGCGGGTCAACACCGGCCGGTGGGTTCCCGCGTATACGTTGGACGCACTTCGAGAATTGCCTGAAGACACGGAGTTCATCCTGCCGGTCTGTTCGCTCGGGACTTCGTATTCTGACCTCGAAAAACTCGGGAAGTTCATACTTCCCCCGCTGTTCCATGAAGCACTGACGACTGATCTGAAAGACCGATTACTCAGCCGAATCGTCGAGTGCTTTCCAACGTATGCCTCGGCGGAAAATCAGAATCGAGTCAAGATTGTCGAACTCCCCGAAGAGGATCTCCCCGAAACAGAATCACCACGAATCCTGGCCTTCAGCGTGGACACCGCAGTTGAAGAACATGGGCCACATCTCCCCTTGGGTACGGACACGATTCAAAGCTACAGCGTACTTGAGCGACTGGCATCTGAATTCACAGGTTTTCATCTGGCAAGACCACTGGAGTACGGTCAATTAACTTGGGGGCTCCCGTTTGGACACAGCGTCGACATCACTACAGACTTGCTGACTCCATACGTCACCGGATATTGCAACGCAGTCATTGACTGGCTGAAACCGGAAGCCTTGTATGTTGTGGATGTTCACGGATCGATCACACATCGGCAGGCGATTGTTGATGGTATTCGAAAGAGCAATGCGGGAGATTGGGCATTCCGCTGGCTGCACGATCCGTTGCCGGAGTTTGCTTCGGAGCGTGGTGATCAACATGCCGGCGGGGTCGAAACAATACTCGTGGAGCGAGTCAGCAAAGATTTGCTCGACTCAAACTGGTGGCCGGATCGAATCGATGAATTGGCCGCCCGCCAAATGTCCTTCGAGAAAGCTGTCGAGCTGACGCCGAATCTTGATGGCTTCTGCGAGTTCGTCAAAGAGCACCAGTCAAATGGGATAATTGGCGACATTCACAATTATCACCGCCTTGATGCAAAGGTATTGTTCGACCGCATGCTCGATGTTGCTCGAAATGATGTCCAGAAACTTTTAGAGGGCGAAAAATCAGACTCGCAATCAGCGGGACAAGATTTATGGTAAGCAATGAATTCACAATCCGCGAGATGACGGAAGCCGATGTCCCGTTTGGTCTCAGCTTGGGAGAGATGTCAGGTTGGAATCAGATGCCGGCAGACTGGCTGCGAATTTATCGATACGAACCGCGGGGTTGCTTTGTCGGCATGATGAATGAGACACCCGTGGCAACAATTTCTACGACGACCTACGGGACTGACCTGGCTTGGATCGGCATGATGCTGGTGCATCCAGATTTTCGCCGACAAGGAATCGCAACCGCGCTCATGAAACATGTGATTGCCTGGCTGGAAGAACGTGGGACGGAGTGCATCAAACTGGATGCGACACCTGCTGGTGCAACCGTCTACGAACAGCTTGGCTTCAAACGGGAGTGGGAATTTCACCGATACGAAAAGCGGGGCGATGTGGGGACAGTCGAGAACGTCGAAGGTCTGGAGAATTTCCAGGTCGAACAATTCGACAGGAAGGCATTCGGGGTGGATAGGTCTGAGTGGCTGTCGCGTCTGGCAGCCGATTCGAAAGTCGTATCTCAGCAAAATGGATACGGAATGTTGCGTCCGGGCAGGTTGGCAACCTACTTAGGTCCGGTGATTGCTGAAACTCCTGATCTTGCGGAAGGGCTGATCCATCAATTGATTTCAGAGCAACATAAGACGATTTTTTGGGATGCTCCTGGCCCAAATGCCGATGCGATTGAACTGACTAAGAGATTCGGTTTTCAACCCGTTCGGCCACTCATTAGGATGTGGCGCGGGGAGAAGCTCGTTGTTGGAAACGTAAACAAACAATACGCTCTGGCATCTCCTGCAACGGGGTGACCATTTTAGAGGATCTCTCGAATTGGTGCACAGGTTCTGCCTCGTGGCGAACAGCTACTTTATTGATGAAACACATTCTTCGCGGGCACACGGTAGAGCAAACTGCTCTAGTCCGAGAGACACTCTCCTGCGAACCGAGATATTGAAAAGACAGGTCGAAACAATGAATCAAAGTTTACCCGAATCCATCCGAGATGAAGCTCACCTTGAAGAACTTCTCAGCGAACCGACAGAAGGAGCAATTGACGCGCTTCGAAAAGTGCCGGGTGATATTATTCTCCTCGGAGCGGGTGGGAAAATGGGGCCGTCTCTTGCCAGAATGGTAAAGCGTGCCGCCGACGCAGCCGACACACCACGGCGAGTGATAGCTGTCAGCCGGTTCTCAGATGCGTCACTTCCGAAACAGCTGAATGAGTTCGGAATCGAAACAATCTCAGGTGATTTGCTCGACGAAGAATTCATTGCTTCTCTTCCCGATGTCCCGAATGTTATTTTTATGACGGGAGCCAAATTCGGAACTTCAGGAGATGAATCGCTGACCTGGGCAATGAATGTCTGGTTGCCATCGGTTGTCTGTCGCAAGTATCGCAACAGCCGGATCACTGCTTTCTCAACAGGAAACGTGTATCCGCTGGTCCCGATTGAGTCTGGCGGTTCAGTCGAAAGCGATCCCTTACAGCCCATCGGCGAATACGCCAACACTGCCGTCGGGCGAGAGAGAATGTTCTCCTACTTCTGCAATCGTGAAGGGAACCCAACCAGCCTTGTCCGATTAAATTACTCCGTCGAAATGCGTTACGGCGTCCTTGTCGATCTGGCTAAGCAAGTCATGGCAGGAGGACCGATTGACGTTTCAATGGGCTATGCAAATGTCATCTGGCAGGCAGACGCCAATGCAATGACGATCCAGTCAATGGCCGATGCTAGCTCACCCGCTTTCGTTGTGAACGTTTCAGGACCAGAGATTTTCTCGACCAAAGAAATTTGCGAACGATACGCAGACCTGTTCGGAACTTCTGTCGACTTCACCGGCGAACCCGCACCAACAGCACTGCTCAACAATGGTTCCTTCGGTCACCAGCGATACGGAGCCCCGCGCGTCTCGCTGGAACAACTTCAAACCTGGATTGCCGACTGGTTGAAGCGAGACCAAGTGACTTGGGGAAAACCAACTCACTTCGAAGTCCGAGACGGAAAATTTTAATAGCCCGAAATCTGAGAGAATTGAAACTGCAGAAACGGTCATGCAGAAACCGCTGGACCAATGACTGCGGGGGGCTGGCAAGCATTTGAGATTGGCGACGGCGAGGAAGTTTCAATTCACCTGCACCATCTCTAAAACCTGTGGGTTGTACGATTACGTCAAGACTTCAAGGCCCAAGATGATATTCGGGGAGCAGTTACGGGGACTATCTGCTCTAGAATCGACCGCACGACTGCTCTCGAAAGAAATGATCCAGAAAATCGAAGTAGGCATCTTGGCAACTGAACTGATTCAAGGTGAGAGCGATATGAACAAAGGACTTCACACGAAGCACGCTGCCAACAAAGACTTTTTCGATCGAAACCGTGGCGCTGTTGGAGGCGAACCAATTTGAAGTGCAGCACGAAGACCGAACGGAAATTTGGACAATGCCGGTTGCAGCCGTCCTTGCCAGGAAAAAGGCTGACAGCGAGTGAGTCCAGTTGTCATCAACAGCGTCTTCGTCGCGGGGTCGACATTAATCGCGCTCGTCATTCTGTTTCACCCTCGCGTGGTTAAAAAGTCAGTAACCTGGCAAGCAACCGTCACGCCGCTTGCGTCGATCATTGGAAGCGGGTTCCTGATTCTCGCCCCGAGCCTGAAACACGAATTTGGCTCGTGGGGAATCGCTGTGATGGCGTTGTTATGCATTGCCGCCTATCTCTTCGGCAATGCGATTCGGTAGCTAACGAAGTCGCCAGGAGTAACGAAGCGCGACCGATTGCGCGAATCTCGCCGACCACAAACAGTTCGGTTTTCTCAGCTGGCACTGACGGACCACACAGATGACGGAGTCTCTCGCGGCAACGTTCTGTAGTGCTTCCTACGATTTGTTTTTGCAGTTCCCGAAGAAAAGAACGGAACCGAGACCGCCTAATTATCGCCCTATTCACAACACAGATCAAACATTGCAAATAGGTAATCTCAGCTAGATCTAGCTGAGAGACTGGTTATTTCGTGATTCTGGAGTGCCAGCAGCTTACTACTGCGTCTCGTCTCGTACTGTCTCTCATCAATAAACGCGAGCTGATATGAAAACTGAATGTAATATCAGAGATTCTCCAGTTGACGTAACTTAATGCTTCCTTAACATTTATTAGTTCGCATGCGAATAATTCTTGTGAACTAAAGCATTGATTTATACTCATATAAACAGACAACGAAATAAGTATTCGTTGATGGAACTAAACTTAAAATTAGAGGAAATCATGAAGAAGAATCGTCGCCAGCGTCATGGCTTCACCCTGATCGAGCTCTTGGTTGTGATTGCGATCATCGCAATTCTAGTTGCATTGCTCTTGCCAGCGGTTCAACAGGCTCGTGAGGCAGCCCGTCGAACGCAGTGCAAGAATAATCTGAAACAGCTGGGCTTGGCGTTGCACAACTACCATGACGTTTACAACACCTTCCCTTATAGAACTGGTGGTACGAATACTGGCTCAAGCTCCTCGAACTGGGGACGTGGTAGCGGCATGATTGGACTACTCCCTTATATTGATCAGGCACCACTCTATAATCAAATCTCAGGAAGTTTGACTATTAACGGAGTGACATATAATCCGTTCGGACCCGGCCCGTGGACTTCAGATTACACTCCGTGGCAAGCTAAAATCCCAGGATTGCTTTGCCCATCAGATGGACTACATGTTTCAACCAATAATCTTGGGAACAACAGTTACGCATTCAGTGCTGGTGACAGTGCCGATGTCCTCTCGACAGATCCTCGTGGCGTCTTCGGAGTGAACAGTAGCGTTCGCATGAGAGACCTTACTGACGGGACGAGCAATACAATTCTTATGGCAGAGCGAATTTTCCCGCGAAGATCGAACGACATCGGAATGGTCGCCATCGCAACTTCGTTCTCAGACACGACCATTATTCCGAACGACTGCCGAGCAATGTATAGCACTTCCAATCGTGCTTATATCACGGGCTCGACTCTCCGAGACTTTGGAGGAGATCGCTGGGCTGATGGTGGTGCAGGTGTTTCGGGAGTCACAACAATTCTTCCGATCAACTCACCTTCCTGCTCTCAGAACAATCATGAGAACCAACCAGGAATTTACTCATCAGGTAGTCGCCACGTTGGTGGTGCTCAAGTCTTGCTCGGTGACGGAAGTGTTCGATTCATCAGTGAAAATATCGACACTGGAAACCTTGGTGTGAATGCTCGGAACATCAGCGGACCGAGCCCATACGGCGTCTGGGGAGCATTAGGTTCTCGAGCCGGTGGCGAGGTCGTAGGCGAATTCTAATTAGAACCAGTCCGAAAACTTCTGGAATAGCCGCTTGTCTCAATGTTTGAGAGAGCAATTTCAAGTTACAGGACCAATTCTAGAATTTCCCGCCTGCATCGTACTCAGAAAACAGGACCGTTGGGGCTCCCCCTGCGGTCCTGTTCAAGTTGTTTGCCATTCCGAATTCATGTGCGCCCCGCACGGCGCTGTCAACGGTTGGCTAATGAAAATTTCTCAACTGTGATCAGTCAATTGTGACCTGTCACCCAATTGGAAGATTCAAAGACAATGAAATACTCAGCTCTCTTTTCGCTCGCAATGCTAGTCACCTTATCCGCCTGCGGAGGAAAGACAGACCCGCTTAAAGCGGCTCGCCCAAAAACGGTCCCCGCCTCAGGAAAAGTGACTTACAATGGAACTCCTGTCGAAGGAGCACAGGTCAACCTGATTCCAGCTACGAACACCGATCCAGCTGCCTTTGCACTTACAGAAGCAGACGGAACTTTTACACTCACGACTTACGATGATGGTGACGGAGCAGTTCCGGGAAACTATCAAGTCACAGTGGTCAAACGGAGCGTGGAAACAATCCTCAACCCTGATGACCCCAATGGCCCTCCTGTGGGGTCAAAGGAAGAATCATTTCTTCCGAAAAAGTACGGCAGCGTATCTTCGACAGACCTTCAGGCAAATATTTCCAGTGAAGGAACGGATTCACTCGAATTCTCTCTCACAGACTAAAGCATTGGCTCTGACAAACTCTGAACAGGTGATCGAGAAGCCTGAACTGACACTCTCAGATACTGAGGAAAGTGACGATCCCACGAGCTTCCGGGCTGGTTCCGGATAATACTGTTAGAGCTTCTGGCTACCTGACGGAAGTGGAGTGTTTTTTTCCGAAAACGCGTACTTTGCGGACGTGAGAAGCACAAAAGCATACTTAAACCAACAATCTCGCCACGACATGACGTTTTAACTCGATCGATCAGCGAAGAATGTTTGCAACAGTCAATGAATCAGACTTGCATTTAATGGCTCGCTTGCGAACACTGTGCAAACTGTTGCAGAAGTCTTTTCAGGATTGCTGATGTTTTTATGGTTACTGGTCATCTTGACCGCTGGCATTTTAGCCCCAGCCGTGAACCGACTTATCGGTTCACGTGGAGGGTGGTGTCTCGCATTGGTTCCGGCAGGGGTTTTTACCTACCTGCTGAAACTGTGGCCATCAGTCATGAATCAAGAGGAGATCTCAGCCCACATTGACTGGGTCCCGGCACTGAACCTTGCGGTCTCCCTGCGATTGGATGGCCTGAGTTTGCTGTTCGGGTTGATGGTTACCGGAATTGGTGCGCTGATTCTGGTGTACGCAGGAGGTTACCTGAAAGGTGATGACCGCCTCGGACGCCTGTGGATGCTGTTGCTCTTCTTTATGATGGCAATGCTGGGGCTTGTCCTGGCTGACAACCTCCTCACGCTGTTCATCTTCTGGGAATTGACCAGCATTACTTCTTACCTGCTGATCGGCTTCAACAGTGATCGCCCCGAATCCCGAGCGTCTGCCTTGCAGGCGTTACTGGTCACGGGAGGTGGCGGTTTGGTACTTCTACCAGGACTGCTATTACTCGGTGTGGCTGGGAATTCTTTCGAGATTTCGACTCTCGTAGGCAACGCTGAGGCAATCCGTCAACACTCACTGTATGTGCCAATTCTATTGATGATCCTGGTCGGAGCTTTCACAAAGTCGGCTCAGTTTCCGTTTCATTTCTGGCTGCCCAATGCGATGGCAGCTCCCACGCCGATTAGTGCCTACCTTCACTCGGCAACGATGGTCAAAGCAGGAGTCTACCTGATCGCACGACTGCATCCGGTTTTAGGCGGAACGACGGCGTGGTTCTGGATGATTGCTCCGATTGGCACAATCACGATGGCCCTTGGTGCGGTGCTGGCGTTGCGAGCAACGGACCTGAAGCAAATTCTGGCATATGCCACCATCAGTGTGCTGGGAACGCTCACGATGCTACTGGGCATTGGAACTGAAGCTACCCTGACCGCAGCTTTGGCGGTACTGGTCGCTCATGCCTTCTACAAGGGAGGGCTGTTCATGGTCGCTGGTGCGGTTGATCACGCCGTGCATGAACGCGATATTCATAAGCTCGGAGGTCTGAGATCTGCGATGCCTGTGACGTTTGTGGCGGCTTGCCTGGCTGGATTTTCAATGTCGGGAGTCTTGCCGACGTTCGGCTTTGTCGCAAAGGAAGCCTGGTACGAAGCGATCGGCCATCTGGCGGAAATTCCCTTTCTAACTGCGTCGATACTCTCCAACATCGGATTAGTCGCCGCTGTGGGGCTTGTCTGTGTCAAACCGTTTTTTGCTGAACGAACCGAGGCGACCCAGAAGGCCCATGAAGGTGGCCCGGCGATGTGGGGACCTCCACTCGGACTCGGTATCGGAGGTTTACTATTGGGCCTCATGCCTACACGTATCAGCGAGTTGCTGGCCGCTGGAAGTCATGCTGTTACGGGACATGAGGTTCCAGTACATCTCGCTTTATGGCATGGAGTCAACGTGACGCTCCTTCTGTCGCTGTTGACGCTGGCGGGCGGAATCACGCTGTACTGGCAACGACATCGGCTGGGAGGAATTTACGCGAGTCTCAATCCAGTGATTCACTACGGTCCCTCATCGGTGTATGCCTGGCTTTTGAAAAATGTCAACCAACTGGCGCGCGTGCAAACCGCGATCCTGCAAAATGGTTATCAGCGATTCTATCTGTACACGATGATCGGGATCACTGTTTTCAGCGTATGGATAGCATTGGGAGGCAGAATTTTCTCAAACCTGGATTCACTACCTCTCGATTATCGCGTTCATGAAGTTCTGCTGGTCGGATTAATTCTGGCGGCATCGTTCGCAGCAGTCCGAGCGAAAACATGGTTGCTAGCGGTCGGTTCACTCGGCATTGTCGGCTTCAGCGTCGCGGGCATCTTTGTGTTGTTTGGGGCCCCAGATTTGGCGATGACGCAATTCGTAATTGAAACGCTAACTGTCCTGCTGTTCGTCATGGCGTTCTCACGACTACCGGAATTTCGCCGCCTCTCCTCTGGCCGAACACGGAGGCGCGACGCCCTGATCGCAATTGGGGCAGGCGCGACCATCTCGGCACTACTGATGTTTGCGATGACTGTTCGTGCGGACCGACCGGTTTCTGAGTACTACGTTGCGAATAGTGTTACAGAAGGGCATGGTCGAAACGTGGTCAACGTGATTCTCGTCGACTTCCGCGCGCTAGACACTTTGGGCGAGATCACCGTATTGGCGATTGCAGCGATTGGTGTTTATTCGCTGTTGATGCTCCGACCGGCCAAACTCACAACGATTGAGTCTGCACTTGATGAAAGATCGGATGATTCGGCGACGACTGATCCCCACACGGCTCAGCTCGCGACCGGTTTCAGCCCCGGTCCCGAACAGGAGGGAGTGTGACAATGGACTCAGTAATTCTAAAAACTGCCATTCGGTTTCTGTTGCCCTTACTTCTGCTAGCGTCGGTGTTTCTATTCC from Thalassoglobus polymorphus includes the following:
- a CDS encoding NHL repeat-containing protein, which codes for MMRTSMYFALAFTFVPMLQAFSADEAQPVRMGCGMMTFDTVPGWGLGEDGKSVLGPTHGGVVIDSEGNIYTSANMGVFVFSPDGKVIRRFLGDAHSNIHDMEIRKEGDEEFIYGARNAAGEGIKFSAETGDIVLKLPFPQESGLKLKKFAPTAITVAPNGDIILSDGYASNHIFKFDKNGKYLTHFGTKGNDLKQFNTAHGMTLDTRYDPPRLLICDRNHQPKGRLLHYDLDGNFIEEVTTGLGMPTSVAVQGDYVSVPDLHGRLVILDKSNTIMAVLGHNPNPKTRGSFNVPQDKWIEGIFSGTHGSYWDKDGNLYVQDWNVSGRLMKLVRVKE
- a CDS encoding Nramp family divalent metal transporter, coding for MNETSAPRPWYTRIGPGLITACVVVGPGSIMTSSTVGANNAYSLLWIVVASVAFMMVYMTMGARLGVVAKDSPGNLIRKRTGKWLAVLVGGCVFFISAAFQSGNNIGVAAAFEAFIDSKEIVTGLVIVFNVIAISFLFAFKDMYKMLERLMMTFVGLMLVSFAVNLIRLKPDLNAMMWGFVPNLDQIDTSKAENMLPLLGLMGTTFVISAAFYQAYLVHQKGWGLEQLKSGLVDARVGSVIMALITIMLMSTAAAGLYTGEVVRLNNPVDVAKSLEETFGASGKIVFCLGLFSAAYSSFIVNSMIGGFTLSDGLGLGSKPTDLWPRLMTTLALLTGMAVGVATLAFDFDRTPTIIAAQAVTVVGAPLVAGVLLWLTSRKDIMGDHVNSTFTNAFAGLGLVLLIAMAGKTAFYDLPAKYQKWQEDSKKTATVHVLDNDQFYSNHFETLLRDRSC
- a CDS encoding phytanoyl-CoA dioxygenase family protein; amino-acid sequence: MLTEYQLSTFQETGHLTVENVFTQEDISKALQDIESWSEEFLARMSEEQRRWFLERGGTAQALRKLDNPAYHREQFQQMAKHPDVVAIVEQLIGSGVSVFFSQVFMKPPEVGGPKPVHQDNFYFGPNDLDATLTVWIALDEATIENGCLYYGDGSHKREVLEHFAPEDEPFNLQVEADLMKQFEMTPAPVPSGGISFHHGNTLHQSSSNTSQRPRRAVAFHYLRNDAKLTKPGLPYDLDIVVKVS
- a CDS encoding creatininase family protein — translated: MLEDYLPKRVNTGRWVPAYTLDALRELPEDTEFILPVCSLGTSYSDLEKLGKFILPPLFHEALTTDLKDRLLSRIVECFPTYASAENQNRVKIVELPEEDLPETESPRILAFSVDTAVEEHGPHLPLGTDTIQSYSVLERLASEFTGFHLARPLEYGQLTWGLPFGHSVDITTDLLTPYVTGYCNAVIDWLKPEALYVVDVHGSITHRQAIVDGIRKSNAGDWAFRWLHDPLPEFASERGDQHAGGVETILVERVSKDLLDSNWWPDRIDELAARQMSFEKAVELTPNLDGFCEFVKEHQSNGIIGDIHNYHRLDAKVLFDRMLDVARNDVQKLLEGEKSDSQSAGQDLW
- a CDS encoding GNAT family N-acetyltransferase, whose product is MVSNEFTIREMTEADVPFGLSLGEMSGWNQMPADWLRIYRYEPRGCFVGMMNETPVATISTTTYGTDLAWIGMMLVHPDFRRQGIATALMKHVIAWLEERGTECIKLDATPAGATVYEQLGFKREWEFHRYEKRGDVGTVENVEGLENFQVEQFDRKAFGVDRSEWLSRLAADSKVVSQQNGYGMLRPGRLATYLGPVIAETPDLAEGLIHQLISEQHKTIFWDAPGPNADAIELTKRFGFQPVRPLIRMWRGEKLVVGNVNKQYALASPATG
- a CDS encoding NAD-dependent epimerase/dehydratase family protein is translated as MNQSLPESIRDEAHLEELLSEPTEGAIDALRKVPGDIILLGAGGKMGPSLARMVKRAADAADTPRRVIAVSRFSDASLPKQLNEFGIETISGDLLDEEFIASLPDVPNVIFMTGAKFGTSGDESLTWAMNVWLPSVVCRKYRNSRITAFSTGNVYPLVPIESGGSVESDPLQPIGEYANTAVGRERMFSYFCNREGNPTSLVRLNYSVEMRYGVLVDLAKQVMAGGPIDVSMGYANVIWQADANAMTIQSMADASSPAFVVNVSGPEIFSTKEICERYADLFGTSVDFTGEPAPTALLNNGSFGHQRYGAPRVSLEQLQTWIADWLKRDQVTWGKPTHFEVRDGKF
- a CDS encoding DUF1559 domain-containing protein, whose translation is MKKNRRQRHGFTLIELLVVIAIIAILVALLLPAVQQAREAARRTQCKNNLKQLGLALHNYHDVYNTFPYRTGGTNTGSSSSNWGRGSGMIGLLPYIDQAPLYNQISGSLTINGVTYNPFGPGPWTSDYTPWQAKIPGLLCPSDGLHVSTNNLGNNSYAFSAGDSADVLSTDPRGVFGVNSSVRMRDLTDGTSNTILMAERIFPRRSNDIGMVAIATSFSDTTIIPNDCRAMYSTSNRAYITGSTLRDFGGDRWADGGAGVSGVTTILPINSPSCSQNNHENQPGIYSSGSRHVGGAQVLLGDGSVRFISENIDTGNLGVNARNISGPSPYGVWGALGSRAGGEVVGEF
- a CDS encoding carboxypeptidase-like regulatory domain-containing protein — its product is MKYSALFSLAMLVTLSACGGKTDPLKAARPKTVPASGKVTYNGTPVEGAQVNLIPATNTDPAAFALTEADGTFTLTTYDDGDGAVPGNYQVTVVKRSVETILNPDDPNGPPVGSKEESFLPKKYGSVSSTDLQANISSEGTDSLEFSLTD